One window from the genome of Enterobacteriaceae bacterium Kacie_13 encodes:
- the ftsY gene encoding signal recognition particle-docking protein FtsY, producing MAKDKKRGFFSWFGRGRQEEEQQKEETREELPVVEEPGVPVEPEPVTKPEPVIQPQPLTEPVVQEPARLEAAEELAEEIVHITEQVSAQQVIEESAMAEPVVIEAEIEEPIIVDAPVVDEPMVLEEQIVEDEFVESAAEIAEDAREDSLDAIDDSITAEDEPLPVALDPIVVLPAGETEQERPTKEGFFARLKRSLVKTRQNLGSGFVGLFRGKKIDDDLFEELEEQLLIADVGVDTTRKIITSLTEHASRKQLKDADALYGKLKEEMSEILSKVEQPLDVSGKTPYVILMVGVNGVGKTTTIGKMARQFEAQGKSVMLAAGDTFRAAAVEQLQVWGQRNKIPVIAQHTGADSASVIFDAIQAAKARNIDVLIADTAGRLQNKAHLMEELKKIVRVMKKLDEDAPHEVMLTLDASTGQNAVSQAKLFNEAVGLTGITLTKLDGTAKGGVIFAIADQFSIPIRYIGVGEGIEDLRPFKADDFIEALFARED from the coding sequence ATGGCCAAAGATAAAAAACGCGGTTTCTTTTCCTGGTTCGGCCGTGGCCGTCAGGAAGAAGAGCAGCAGAAAGAAGAAACGCGCGAAGAACTGCCGGTTGTCGAAGAACCCGGCGTTCCCGTTGAGCCGGAACCGGTCACCAAACCTGAGCCGGTTATCCAGCCTCAACCTCTTACAGAACCAGTCGTTCAGGAGCCCGCACGTTTAGAGGCCGCTGAGGAACTGGCAGAAGAAATTGTTCACATCACCGAACAGGTGTCAGCGCAGCAGGTAATTGAAGAGTCTGCAATGGCAGAACCTGTTGTCATTGAAGCGGAAATCGAAGAGCCCATTATTGTTGATGCGCCTGTCGTTGATGAACCGATGGTTCTGGAAGAGCAGATCGTAGAAGACGAATTCGTGGAGTCCGCCGCTGAAATTGCCGAAGATGCCCGCGAAGATTCTCTTGATGCTATTGATGACAGCATAACCGCTGAAGATGAACCGCTGCCGGTTGCGCTGGATCCTATCGTTGTGCTGCCAGCCGGTGAGACCGAACAGGAACGCCCGACTAAAGAAGGTTTTTTTGCCCGTTTGAAACGCAGTCTGGTGAAAACCAGACAGAATCTGGGCTCCGGTTTTGTCGGCCTGTTCCGCGGTAAGAAAATTGATGATGATCTGTTTGAAGAGCTGGAAGAACAGCTGCTGATCGCCGACGTTGGCGTCGATACGACGCGCAAAATCATCACTTCCCTCACCGAACATGCTTCCCGCAAGCAACTGAAAGACGCGGATGCGCTTTACGGTAAGCTGAAGGAAGAAATGTCCGAAATTCTGTCAAAAGTCGAACAGCCACTGGATGTCAGCGGAAAAACCCCGTATGTCATTCTGATGGTCGGTGTGAACGGCGTCGGTAAAACCACCACCATCGGTAAAATGGCGCGTCAGTTTGAAGCGCAAGGCAAATCGGTGATGCTGGCGGCGGGCGATACGTTCCGTGCAGCGGCGGTGGAACAATTGCAGGTCTGGGGTCAGCGCAATAAGATCCCAGTAATTGCTCAGCATACTGGCGCAGATTCGGCTTCCGTGATTTTCGATGCGATTCAGGCGGCTAAAGCCCGCAATATCGACGTGTTGATCGCCGATACAGCGGGACGCCTGCAAAATAAAGCGCATCTGATGGAAGAGCTGAAGAAGATCGTCCGCGTGATGAAGAAACTCGACGAAGACGCCCCGCATGAGGTTATGCTGACGCTCGACGCCAGCACTGGCCAGAATGCGGTCAGTCAGGCCAAATTGTTTAACGAAGCGGTCGGGCTAACCGGCATAACGTTGACTAAACTGGACGGCACCGCAAAAGGCGGCGTGATATTCGCCATCGCCGATCAATTCAGCATTCCGATTCGTTATATCGGGGTCGGCGAAGGTATCGAAGATTTAAGGCCGTTTAAGGCAGACGATTTTATTGAGGCACTTTTTGCCCGAGAGGATTAA
- the ftsX gene encoding cell division protein FtsX, with amino-acid sequence MANSPNPAKTAKSARAAKSKALQGGWREQWRYAWMNALADMLRQPLATLLTVMVIAISLTLPSVCYLVWKNVSTAAEQWYPTPQLTVYLDKALDDNAAENVVKTLKTEAGVDKVNYLSREEAMGEFRNWSGFGGAMDMLEQNPLPAVAIITPKMNFQDSATLNTLRDRVAAVQGVDEVRMDDSWFARLAALTGLVGQIAAMIGILMVIAVFLVIGNSVRLSIFSRRDTINVMKLIGATDGFILRPFLNGGAMLGFTGALLSLVLSEVLVLRLESVVTQVAQVFGTTFDLHGLGWDESLLLLLVSAMIGWIAAWLATVQHLRRFTPQ; translated from the coding sequence ATGGCGAACAGTCCAAACCCGGCGAAAACCGCAAAAAGCGCCCGCGCTGCGAAAAGCAAAGCGTTGCAGGGTGGCTGGCGTGAACAGTGGCGCTATGCGTGGATGAACGCGCTGGCGGACATGCTGCGTCAGCCGCTGGCGACGCTGCTTACGGTGATGGTGATTGCGATTTCCCTGACCCTGCCGAGCGTGTGTTATCTGGTGTGGAAAAACGTCAGTACGGCGGCCGAACAGTGGTATCCGACGCCACAGCTTACGGTGTATCTCGACAAGGCGCTGGATGATAACGCTGCTGAAAATGTGGTGAAAACCCTCAAAACTGAAGCGGGCGTGGATAAAGTCAACTATCTCTCCCGTGAGGAAGCAATGGGCGAGTTCCGCAACTGGTCTGGCTTTGGCGGCGCGATGGATATGCTTGAGCAAAATCCGTTGCCTGCGGTGGCTATCATCACGCCGAAAATGAATTTTCAGGACTCTGCCACACTTAACACCCTGCGTGACCGCGTGGCGGCTGTGCAGGGCGTGGACGAGGTGCGTATGGACGATAGCTGGTTTGCCCGTCTGGCGGCGCTAACCGGTCTGGTGGGGCAGATAGCTGCGATGATCGGCATCCTGATGGTGATCGCTGTATTCCTTGTAATTGGTAACAGTGTGCGTCTGAGTATCTTCAGCCGCCGCGACACTATCAACGTCATGAAGCTGATAGGCGCGACCGACGGCTTCATTTTGCGGCCATTCCTCAATGGAGGCGCGATGCTCGGGTTCACCGGTGCATTGCTGTCGTTGGTACTCTCCGAAGTACTGGTGCTGCGCCTTGAGAGCGTGGTGACACAGGTCGCGCAGGTCTTCGGCACGACATTTGATCTGCACGGACTGGGCTGGGACGAAAGCCTGCTGCTGTTGCTGGTTTCAGCAAT
- a CDS encoding DUF2500 family protein, whose protein sequence is MTKPPMIFIAFIVVIAIFATRQYFQQRRTQADNDAAPLRTMQVEVVAKREYLSPNRRSRQREQIPVEDKKYEGYFKPQNGGAELKLMLDEATYHQLAKGQKGALSVKGSRFVAFTAQDAP, encoded by the coding sequence ATGACTAAACCTCCGATGATTTTTATTGCGTTTATCGTGGTCATCGCGATTTTCGCCACTCGTCAGTATTTCCAGCAACGACGCACTCAGGCCGATAACGACGCCGCGCCGCTTCGCACAATGCAGGTGGAAGTGGTGGCCAAGCGTGAGTATCTGTCGCCCAACCGACGTTCACGCCAGCGGGAGCAGATCCCGGTCGAAGATAAAAAGTATGAAGGCTATTTCAAACCGCAAAACGGCGGTGCGGAGCTGAAACTCATGCTGGATGAAGCGACGTATCACCAGCTGGCGAAAGGCCAAAAGGGGGCGTTGAGCGTGAAGGGCAGCCGTTTTGTGGCTTTTACGGCGCAGGACGCGCCGTAA
- the ftsE gene encoding cell division ATP-binding protein FtsE — MIRFEQVSKAYLGGRQALQGVNFHIQQAEMAFLTGHSGAGKSTLLKLICGIERPSAGQILFGGHDISRLKSSEVPFLRRQIGMIFQDHHLLMDRTVYDNVAMPLIIAGASTEDIRRRVSAALDKVGLLDKAKNLPIQLSGGEQQRVGIARAVVNKPAVLLADEPTGNLDGELSEGILRLFEEFNRVGVTVLMATHDVGLIARRNYRTLTLSQGRMSGGVY; from the coding sequence ATGATTCGCTTTGAACAGGTCAGTAAAGCTTATCTGGGCGGACGACAGGCGCTTCAGGGCGTCAATTTTCACATCCAGCAAGCGGAAATGGCATTTCTGACCGGACACTCTGGTGCGGGTAAAAGTACCCTGCTGAAGTTGATTTGCGGCATCGAACGTCCGAGCGCCGGGCAGATTTTGTTTGGCGGCCATGACATTAGCCGCCTGAAATCCAGTGAAGTGCCGTTCTTGCGCCGTCAGATCGGTATGATCTTTCAGGATCACCATCTGCTGATGGATCGCACTGTCTATGACAACGTGGCGATGCCGCTGATTATCGCCGGTGCGAGCACGGAAGATATCCGTCGTCGCGTGTCGGCCGCGCTGGATAAAGTCGGATTATTGGATAAAGCCAAAAATCTGCCGATCCAGCTGTCCGGTGGTGAGCAACAACGTGTAGGCATTGCCCGTGCGGTGGTTAACAAGCCTGCGGTGCTACTGGCGGATGAACCGACCGGTAACCTCGACGGCGAACTGTCGGAAGGCATCTTGCGTTTGTTCGAAGAATTTAATCGGGTTGGCGTCACTGTACTGATGGCGACGCATGACGTGGGGCTGATTGCCCGTCGTAATTACCGCACGCTGACGCTGAGTCAGGGGCGGATGTCGGGAGGAGTGTACTAA
- a CDS encoding DUF1145 family protein, whose product MLINIGRLLMLCIWGFLAFNLIHPFPKPIKYFLDVAIVFMFFMHGLQVMLLKATQGKEKDTIGPWLQTRIFLFGVFELMAWQKKQPPLPTKK is encoded by the coding sequence ATGTTGATCAATATTGGTCGGTTGTTGATGTTGTGTATTTGGGGGTTTCTGGCGTTTAACCTGATTCATCCATTCCCTAAACCGATCAAGTACTTTCTGGATGTGGCGATTGTGTTCATGTTCTTTATGCACGGTTTGCAGGTGATGTTGCTTAAAGCCACGCAGGGAAAAGAAAAAGATACGATTGGCCCGTGGCTGCAAACGCGCATTTTTCTGTTTGGCGTGTTTGAACTGATGGCATGGCAGAAGAAACAACCGCCGTTGCCCACCAAAAAGTAA
- the rsmD gene encoding 16S rRNA (guanine(966)-N(2))-methyltransferase yields MAKKPNTPAAGQIRIIGGLWRGRKLPVPHSPGLRPTTDRVRETLFNWLAPVLQGAHCLDCFAGSGALGLEALSRYAASATLLEFERQVAQQLEKNLALLNAKDAKVFNVNTLNWLAKAGSAFDVVFLDPPFRKGILQDTLNLLEQNQWLADEAWIYVETEAEHDTLDVPASWRLHREKVAGQVAYRLYHRDVTPETGAPEQEQ; encoded by the coding sequence ATGGCAAAGAAACCCAACACTCCCGCCGCAGGCCAAATCCGAATTATTGGCGGACTCTGGCGCGGACGCAAACTTCCGGTTCCACACAGTCCGGGACTGCGCCCGACCACCGATCGCGTGCGCGAAACATTGTTTAACTGGCTCGCGCCAGTTTTACAGGGCGCACACTGTCTGGACTGTTTTGCAGGCAGCGGCGCGCTGGGTCTGGAAGCGTTATCACGCTATGCCGCCAGTGCCACTCTGCTGGAGTTTGAACGCCAGGTTGCGCAACAGTTAGAGAAAAACCTGGCCCTGCTAAACGCCAAAGATGCGAAAGTATTTAACGTCAATACATTGAACTGGCTGGCAAAAGCCGGAAGTGCCTTTGACGTGGTTTTCCTCGATCCGCCTTTCCGCAAAGGTATTCTGCAAGACACACTGAATTTGCTGGAGCAAAATCAGTGGCTGGCCGATGAGGCCTGGATTTACGTCGAAACAGAAGCCGAACACGACACACTTGACGTGCCCGCCAGCTGGCGGTTACACCGTGAGAAAGTCGCCGGACAAGTTGCTTATCGTCTTTATCATCGCGATGTGACGCCTGAAACCGGCGCACCTGAACAGGAGCAGTAG